One window from the genome of Hoplias malabaricus isolate fHopMal1 chromosome 18, fHopMal1.hap1, whole genome shotgun sequence encodes:
- the LOC136674431 gene encoding trace amine-associated receptor 13c-like encodes MLKINITDHQQNITVQYCFPDNNSSCRKEVQTGPAYMFLFIVLSCISVCTVFLNLLVIISISHFKQLHTPTNLLILSLAVADLFVGLFLMPMKMMELADTCWYLGKLGCSILPVINFLSTSASLYSLVLIAVDRYIAVSDPLLYSTRISVCKMSVIIIIGWIFSLLYNILYLYFNDHFFQSQLRCYGECVLFVKHSWFIADVVIVFVTPCSIIIISYSLIFKIARYQAKAVRAVSNVVSVCQKDKVLNSSETKAAKTLGIVIFVYLTCWVPFFLCSLSVENVNSVSVVWTIFGWLMYMNSSVNPLIYAIFYSWFRESVKYILSCRIFESSSSTINLFPERL; translated from the coding sequence ATGCTGAAGATCAACATCACAGATCATCAACAAAACATCACAGTCCagtactgctttcctgacaacAACTCATCTTGCAGAAAGGAGGTCCAAACAGGCCCTGCTTATATGTTTCTGTTCAttgttctctcatgtatatctgtgtgcactgtgtttctgaacctgctggtgatcatctccatctctcacttcaagcagctccacactccaaccaacctgctcatcctctctctggcagTGGCTGATCTCTTTGTGGGACTGTTTCTAATGCCTATGAAAATGATGGAACTTGCTGACACTTGTTGGTATCTTGGGAAATTGGGCTGCTCTATTTTACCTGTAATCAATTTTCTCTCCACATCAGCCTCTTTATACAGCTTGGTTTTAATTGCAGTAGATCGGTACATTGCTGTCAGTGATCCTCTACTTTATTCCACCAGAATCTCAGTGTGTAAAATGTCTGTGATCATAATTATAGGCTGGATTTTCTCTCTTTTGTATAACATTCTTTACTTGTACTTTAATGACCACTTCTTTCAGTCTCAGTTAAGGTGCTATGGGGAGTGTGTCTTGTTTGTAAAACATTCTTGGTTCATTGCTGACGTAGTCATTGTTTTTGTGACTCCTTGCTCTATTATAATAATTTCCTATTCACTCATCTTTAAAATTGCAAGATATCAAGCCAAAGCTGTCAGAGCTGTGAGCAATGTTGTCTCAGTGTGTCAAAAAGACAAAGTCTTAAATTCTTCTGAAACCAAAGCAGCCAAAACACTGGGaattgtgatttttgtttatctcACTTGCTGGGTACCCTTTTTTTTATGTTCTCTTTCAGTTGAAAATGTAAATTCTGTTTCTGTTGTATGGACTATATTTGGCTGGCTGATGTATATGAACTCCTCTGTGAACCCACTGATTTATGCtattttttattcatggttCAGAGAGTCAGTTAAGTATATTTTGAGCTGTAGAATATTTGAATCCTCATCTTCAACAATTAATCTATTCCCTGAACGTTTATAA
- the LOC136674432 gene encoding trace amine-associated receptor 13c-like — protein MNITTYQENLTVQYCFPDNNSSCRKVVHTGPAYIFLLIVFSCISVCTVFLNLLVIISISHFKQLHTPTNLLILSLAVADLLVGLFLMPVKIMQVADSCWHLGEVGCYISPIINYLSISASLFSLVLIAVDRYIAVSDPLLYHTRITVCKMSVIITVGWSGSLFYVFMYLYFNDHFHQSQVRCYGECVLFIKHSWVITNLIIVFVSPCSVIIILYSIIFKVARRQAKAVRAVTNGVSKSQGEKVSNCSETKAAKTLGIVICVYILCWIPFFLSSLSVESVSSLSVLWTIFGWLVYMNSSVNPLIYAIFYSWFRESVKYIVSCRIFESSSSRINLFPERVGSQ, from the coding sequence ATGAATATCACAACATATCAAGAAAACCTTACAGTCCAGTATTGTTTTCCTGATAACAACTCATCTTGCAGGAAGGTGGTCCATACAGGCCCTGCCTATATATTTCTCTTAATTGTTTTCTcttgtatatctgtgtgcactgtgtttctgaacctgctggtgatcatctccatctctcacttcaagcagctccacactccaaccaacctgctcatcctctctctggctgtggctgatcttcttGTGGGACTGTTTCTAATGCCTGTGAAAATAATGCAAGTTGCTGATTCTTGCTGGCACCTTGGGGAAGTTGGTTGCTATATTTCTCCAATTATCAATTACCTCTCAATTTCAGCATCTCTCTTCAGCTTAGTTTTAATAGCAGTGGATCGCTACATTGCTGTCAGTGATCCCCTACTTTATCACACCAGAAtcacagtgtgtaaaatgtctGTGATCATAACTGTAGGCTGGTCTGGCAGtctattttatgttttcatgtACTTGTACTTTAATGATCATTTCCATCAATCTCAGGTAAGATGTTATGGggaatgtgttttgtttataaaacattCCTGGGTCATCACTAACCTGATCATTGTTTTTGTGAGCCCTTGCTCtgttataataattttatattccATCATTTTTAAAGTTGCGAGGCGTCAAGCCAAAGCTGTCAGAGCTGTGACTAATGGTGTCTCAAAGAGTCAAGGAGAAAAAGTCTCAAATTGTTCTGAAACCAAAGCAGCAAAAACACTGGGTATTGTGatttgtgtttacattctttGTTGGATACCATTTTTTTTGAGTTCTCTGTCAGTTGAAAGTGtctcttctctgtctgttttatgGACTATATTTGGCTGGCTGGTATACATGAACTCCTCTGTGAACCCACTGATTTATgctattttctattcatggttcagggAGTCAGTTAAGTATATAGTGAGCTGTAGAATATTTGAATCCTCATCTTCAAGGATCAATCTGTTTCCAGAACGTGTAGGTTCACAATGA
- the LOC136674433 gene encoding trace amine-associated receptor 13c-like, with translation MTNRQDAASTDSYFRRLGEVQASIIRAMVASRTSEEPNYGQKDCYSGSCRLQLLPGAIPIPKPEESTRESSSCASGSRRSRRKKPFVSVPVPVTVFVSVPVNVLVPVPLSSPVQYPVSPFQSMFQPPVLSHVQSPINIMEHHQNITVQYCFPDNNSSCIKEVRGGPSYTFLFIVLSCISVCTVFLNLLVIISISHFKKLHTPTNLLIVSLAVADLLVGLIVMPVKIMELSDSCWYLGKLGCYIYPIINFLSLCASLCSLTFIAVDRYIAISDPLHYSIRITVCKMSVLIITGWSFSLFYVIIFLYFNDNFIQSQVRCYGECVLFIKHSWVITDLVLFFITPCSIIIILYTIILKIARHQAKAVRAVTNGTSKKQGDKLSNSSETKAAKTLGIVIFVYLACWIPIYLSSMSVENLTTVSVVWTVFGWMMYINSSVNPLIYAIFYSWFRESVKYILSCRIFESSSSRINLFPERL, from the exons atgaccaaccgccaggacgcagctagcacagacagtTACTTTCGGAGACTAGGAGAAGTCCAAGCGTCCATAATTCGTGCAATGGTAGCCTCTAGGACTTCAGAAGAGCCGAATTATGGACAGAAGGACTGCTACAGCGGGAgttgccggctccagctcctgcctggcgctattCCGATTCCTAAACctgaggagtcgactcgtgaatcgagtagttgcgccagcgggagtcgaaggagccggcggaagaagc cctttgtctctgtccctgtcccggtcactgtgtttgtgtcggtccctgtaaatgttcttgtacCAGTTCCCCtgtcaagtcctgtccagtaCCCTGTCAGCCCtttccagtctatgtttcaaccccctgtcttgtctcatgttcagtcccct ATAAATATTATGGAGCATCATCAAAACATTACAGTCCagtactgctttcctgacaacAACTCATCTTGCATTAAGGAGGTCAGAGGAGGCCCATCTTATACTTTTCTGTTCAttgttctctcatgtatatctgtgtgcactgtgtttctgaacctgctggtgatcatctccatctctcatttCAAgaagctccacactccaaccaacctgctaATTGtgtctctggctgtggctgatcttctcGTGGGACTGATTGTAATGCCTGTGAAAATAATGGAACTTTCTGACTCCTGCTGGTACCTTGGAAAATTGGGGTGCTATATTTATCCAATAATTAATTTCCTCTCACTGTGTGCATCTCTCTGTAGCCTCACTTTTATTGCAGTGGATCGCTACATTGCTATCAGTGACCCTCTACATTATTCCATCAGAAtcacagtgtgtaaaatgtctGTGTTAATAATTACAGGATGGTCTTTCAGTCTATTTTATGTCATTATCTTCCTGTACTTTAATGACAATTTCATTCAATCTCAGGTAAGATGTTATGGAGAGTGTGTCTTGTTTATAAAACATTCCTGGGTCATCACTGACCTAGTCCTTTTTTTCATAACCCCCTGTTCTATTATAATAATCTTGTATACCATCATTTTGAAAATTGCAAgacatcaagccaaagctgtcAGGGCTGTGACTAATGGTACCTCAAAGAAGCAAGGAGACAAACTTTCAAATTCTTCTGAAACCAAAGCAGCAAAAACACTGGGaattgtgatttttgtttaccTCGCTTGTTGGATACCAATTTATTTAAGCTCTATGTCGGTTGAAAATCTTACCACTGTGTCTGTTGTATGGACTGTGTTTGGCTGGATGATGTACATTAACTCCTCTGTGAACCCACTGATTTATgctattttctattcatggttcagggAGTCGGTTAAGTATATTTTAAGCTGTAGAATATTTGAATCCTCATCTTCAAGGATTAATCTTTTTCCTGAACGTCTCTAA
- the LOC136674434 gene encoding trace amine-associated receptor 13c-like: protein MNFTEHQQNITAQYCFPDNNSSCIKEVRGGPAYTLLFIILSCISVSTVVLNLLVIISISHFKQLNTPTNLLILSLAVADFLVGLFVMPVKIMELADSCWYLGRLGCYISPIINFLSLTASLCSLIFIAVDRYIAVSDPLLYSTRVTVCKMSILIILGWSFSLFYITIYLYFNDHFLPFQIRCYGECVLYVKHFWVTIDLVIFFIIPCSIIVVLYAIIFKVARRQAKAVRAVTNGLSQNQGDKVSSSSETKAAKTLGIVIFVYLASWIPIYLSSMAVENVTSVSLVWTVFGWLMYMNSSVNPLIYAIFYSWFRESTKYILSCRIFESTSSKINLFPEHL from the coding sequence ATGAATTTTACGGAGCATCAACAAAACATCACAGCCCAGTATTGCTTTCCAGATAACAACTCATCTTGCATAAAGGAGGTCAGAGGAGGCCCAGCTTATACATTATTGTTCAttattctctcatgtatatctgtgagcactgtggttctgaacctgctggtgatcatctccatctctcacttcaagcagctcaacactccaaccaacctgctcatcctctctctggctgtggcagATTTTCTCGTGGGACTGTTTGTAATGCCTGTGAAAATAATGGAACTTGCTGACTCTTGCTGGTACCTTGGAAGATTGGGGTGTTATATTTCTCCAATAATTAATTTCTTGTCACTGACTGCATCACTGTGTAGCCTCATTTTCATTGCTGTTGATCGGTACATTGCTGTCAGTGATCCTCTATTGTATTCCACCAGAGtcacagtgtgtaaaatgtccATTTTAATAATTCTAGGCTGGTCTTTCAGTCTGTTTTATATAACCATCTACCTGTATTTCAATGACCATTTCCTTCCATTTCAGATAAGATGCTATGGGGAGTGTGTCTTGTATGTAAAACATTTCTGGGTAACCATTGAccttgttatttttttcataatccCTTGCTCTATTATTGTAGTCTTATATGCCATCATTTTTAAAGTTGCAAGACGTCAAGCCAAAGCTGTCAGAGCTGTGACTAATGGTCTCTCACAGAATCAAGGAGACAAAGTCTCAAGTTCTTCTGAAACCAAAGCAGCAAAAACTCTGGGaattgtgatttttgtttaccttgctaGCTGGATACCAATTTATTTAAGTTCTATGGCAGTTGAAAATGTTACCTCTGTGTCTTTAGTGTGGACTGTGTTTGGCTGGCTGATGTACATGAACTCCTCTGTGAACCCTCTGATTTATGcaattttctattcatggttcagagaGTCAACAAAGTATATTTTAAGCTGCAGAATATTTGAATCCACATCTTCAAAGATTAATCTGTTTCCTGAACATCTCTAG